Proteins co-encoded in one Haladaptatus sp. ZSTT2 genomic window:
- a CDS encoding glycoside hydrolase, which yields MWQQYDPAVVERDLSYARQVNLNAVRTWLCYEAWLEDPEAHEAALDHFLQAADDRGISVLIGLFDAIGIEPTPSRLTDTDPKTAIGLSSPSSIVLFNREKWDEPRGFVDWFMERYRDDDRLLGIEVMNEPGWESSKYEFAAEMFERVAAKRGSVPLTVGATSLVNNADYIDWGSDILQFHYNFASNPGMFRTMLERVSYMHDAVESPIWLTEWQRARASPKKPSEQTPKYASLAPLIHEFGYGNFFWSLMVKPAWVEPQRSYGVVNGLFHEDGAVWSMEDAHSIQAMSGTADFEGEERKRVPEWGQV from the coding sequence ATGTGGCAGCAGTACGACCCGGCCGTCGTCGAACGAGACCTTTCGTATGCGAGGCAGGTAAACCTGAACGCAGTTCGGACGTGGCTGTGTTACGAAGCGTGGCTGGAAGACCCGGAGGCCCACGAAGCTGCTCTCGACCACTTCCTCCAGGCTGCAGACGACCGCGGCATTTCGGTTCTCATCGGCCTGTTCGATGCCATCGGAATCGAACCGACGCCAAGTCGACTTACGGATACCGACCCGAAGACCGCGATTGGGCTCAGCTCGCCATCGAGCATCGTGTTGTTCAATCGGGAGAAGTGGGACGAGCCGAGAGGGTTCGTCGATTGGTTCATGGAACGGTATCGCGATGATGATCGACTGCTCGGCATCGAAGTCATGAACGAACCGGGGTGGGAATCCTCGAAGTATGAGTTCGCAGCGGAGATGTTCGAACGGGTCGCCGCAAAACGAGGGAGCGTTCCGCTAACTGTCGGGGCGACGAGTCTGGTAAATAACGCAGACTACATCGACTGGGGGAGCGACATCCTCCAATTTCACTATAATTTCGCCTCGAATCCAGGGATGTTTCGGACGATGTTAGAGCGCGTGTCGTACATGCACGATGCGGTGGAATCCCCCATCTGGCTCACCGAGTGGCAGCGTGCACGCGCGTCGCCAAAGAAGCCGAGCGAACAGACTCCGAAGTATGCGAGTCTGGCGCCGCTCATCCACGAGTTTGGCTATGGGAACTTCTTCTGGTCGTTGATGGTAAAGCCAGCGTGGGTCGAACCACAGCGGAGTTACGGCGTTGTCAACGGCCTGTTTCACGAGGATGGGGCGGTCTGGAGTATGGAAGACGCTCACTCGATACAGGCGATGTCGGGTACGGCAGATTTCGAGGGCGAAGAGCGCAAGCGCGTTCCTGAGTGGGGGCAGGTGTAG
- a CDS encoding NosD domain-containing protein, with amino-acid sequence MSVTRIDGRTTISEPGTYELATDIEHGGGTHLSEACIRIESDDVVFDGAGYTIDGFGVSDTSGIFVTGCSNVVIRNVTLTEWDYGIWLEHVTKGRVLNSRFDRNGYGLSFEETNRVSVTENTFTGNIIGIAFDSMSNDFLRDNVFESNVGRDVYRDERRD; translated from the coding sequence ATGTCCGTGACACGAATCGATGGACGGACGACGATTTCTGAACCAGGAACGTACGAGTTGGCGACGGATATCGAACACGGGGGCGGGACACACCTCTCTGAAGCGTGTATTCGAATCGAATCCGATGACGTCGTTTTCGACGGCGCAGGGTACACGATCGATGGCTTTGGCGTGAGCGATACCTCCGGTATCTTCGTCACCGGATGTAGTAACGTGGTGATTCGAAACGTCACGCTCACCGAGTGGGATTACGGCATTTGGTTAGAGCACGTGACAAAGGGACGGGTTCTGAACTCACGCTTTGACAGAAATGGATACGGCCTATCGTTCGAAGAGACGAATCGAGTTTCTGTGACGGAGAACACCTTCACTGGAAACATCATCGGTATCGCCTTCGACTCGATGAGTAACGACTTCCTTCGGGACAACGTGTTCGAGTCGAACGTTGGCAGAGACGTCTATCGAGACGAACGTCGTGACTGA
- a CDS encoding D-2-hydroxyacid dehydrogenase, producing the protein MTSTPDIVVLREGTEGLSMEPYAAELRKRLPNRTVALARTPTEERELVSHARIVTGITLDESLLSRASKLELFACTFAGTDHVPVDELAARGVAVTNAGGIHAPGIAEQALGNMLVFTRRLHEGWRRKQRAEWRHFQSGELTGCTVTIIGLGSIGQALVQRLQGFEVDTIGIRYTPERGGPTDEVCGFDEAAIHDALSRSDFVVVACPLTDETRGLIGEAELATMPPHAVLINTARGPIVDTGALVSALRANAISGAALDVTDPEPLPEAHPLWTLENCLITPHTGGHTPKHWERLADIVAENVGRLDAGEELKNQIVAPSKPQ; encoded by the coding sequence ATGACTTCCACGCCAGACATCGTCGTTCTCCGCGAGGGAACAGAAGGGCTCTCGATGGAACCGTACGCAGCGGAACTCAGAAAACGCCTCCCCAACCGAACCGTCGCGCTCGCACGAACACCCACAGAGGAACGCGAACTGGTCTCTCACGCCCGTATCGTCACGGGCATCACTCTCGATGAATCGCTCCTCTCGCGGGCGTCGAAACTCGAACTGTTCGCCTGTACGTTCGCGGGGACTGACCACGTTCCGGTTGACGAACTCGCCGCCCGCGGGGTTGCCGTCACCAATGCGGGCGGCATTCACGCGCCGGGCATCGCAGAGCAAGCACTCGGCAACATGCTGGTGTTCACCCGGCGACTGCACGAAGGCTGGCGACGCAAGCAACGCGCCGAGTGGCGACACTTCCAGTCGGGCGAACTCACCGGCTGTACGGTCACGATTATCGGCCTCGGTTCGATTGGACAGGCGCTCGTCCAGCGTCTCCAGGGCTTCGAGGTGGACACCATCGGCATCCGCTACACGCCCGAGAGGGGTGGTCCGACCGACGAGGTGTGTGGTTTCGACGAAGCTGCCATCCACGACGCGCTCTCGCGGAGTGATTTCGTCGTCGTCGCCTGCCCGCTCACCGACGAGACGCGCGGCCTTATCGGGGAAGCTGAACTGGCCACGATGCCACCGCACGCCGTGCTCATCAACACCGCCCGCGGGCCGATTGTCGATACTGGCGCGCTCGTCTCTGCCCTCAGAGCGAACGCGATCAGCGGCGCTGCCCTCGACGTGACTGACCCCGAACCGCTCCCCGAAGCACATCCGCTGTGGACGCTCGAAAACTGCCTCATCACGCCGCATACGGGTGGCCACACGCCAAAACACTGGGAACGACTCGCGGATATTGTGGCTGAAAACGTCGGCCGCCTCGATGCGGGTGAGGAGTTGAAAAATCAAATCGTCGCTCCATCGAAGCCCCAATAG
- a CDS encoding glycosyltransferase: MVQFERIATVLIGGVLVVGLALLALPGRLAGLPIPYEHLLEVVLWGTTGLFFASAVLWVALSYVLGAGYESPASEYGGDDIQVRILTIDAAEVVQSTVDSLPDELTDRHVIAEEPIEIDGAEVHVVPDEFECTAVQKGRAIEWARRTLPCDREFVLYLDEDSIVEHFDGLPDADVVQLRERPRRTGSVLSYLADVYRMGVQIEQRAFARLQIPLFAWGGGIAVRTELENEVTWDRETLVEDTAFVWAAAQQFDIDFALSTSTCSNEAPPSLGEILQQRRRWAAGNIEATALLPRPYRALTRIRNFAWALSPIVTVVALPLALVGVSVVYAGLFLLASMSLAVFTAFWFVRGLLYYGVSEFKWVFALPLVPLISVVHSMGTVVGILHPPSSFRVTEKVGTGK; the protein is encoded by the coding sequence ATGGTACAATTCGAACGCATCGCCACCGTCCTCATCGGGGGTGTGTTGGTCGTGGGGCTTGCCCTGCTCGCGCTCCCGGGGCGGCTCGCCGGGCTTCCGATTCCGTACGAACACCTGCTCGAAGTCGTCCTCTGGGGTACGACGGGGCTGTTTTTCGCCTCCGCAGTGCTCTGGGTCGCCTTGAGCTACGTCCTCGGCGCGGGGTATGAATCTCCGGCATCCGAGTACGGCGGCGACGACATTCAAGTGCGCATCCTGACCATCGATGCTGCGGAAGTCGTGCAATCGACGGTCGATTCGCTGCCCGACGAACTCACGGACAGACACGTCATCGCCGAAGAACCCATCGAGATAGACGGCGCGGAGGTACACGTCGTCCCCGACGAGTTCGAGTGTACGGCCGTCCAGAAGGGTCGTGCCATCGAGTGGGCACGCCGGACGCTTCCGTGCGACCGCGAGTTCGTTCTCTACCTCGACGAGGACAGCATCGTCGAGCACTTCGACGGCCTCCCGGACGCAGATGTCGTGCAACTGCGCGAGCGGCCGCGTCGAACCGGTTCCGTGCTCTCGTATCTCGCAGACGTGTATCGGATGGGCGTCCAAATTGAACAGCGCGCGTTTGCCCGTCTTCAAATCCCGCTGTTCGCATGGGGTGGCGGTATCGCGGTGCGAACCGAACTCGAGAACGAGGTCACGTGGGACCGCGAGACGCTCGTCGAGGACACGGCCTTCGTCTGGGCGGCGGCCCAACAGTTCGACATCGACTTCGCGCTTTCCACGAGCACGTGTTCGAACGAAGCCCCACCGTCGCTCGGTGAAATCCTCCAGCAACGACGGCGCTGGGCGGCGGGCAATATCGAAGCGACCGCGCTCCTGCCGCGGCCGTACCGTGCCTTGACGCGCATCCGTAACTTCGCGTGGGCGCTTTCGCCGATTGTCACCGTCGTCGCGTTGCCCCTCGCGCTGGTCGGCGTGAGCGTGGTCTACGCTGGGCTGTTCCTGCTTGCGTCGATGTCACTCGCCGTCTTCACCGCGTTCTGGTTCGTCCGTGGCCTCCTCTACTACGGTGTGTCCGAGTTCAAGTGGGTGTTCGCGCTCCCGCTCGTGCCGCTCATCAGCGTCGTCCACTCGATGGGGACGGTTGTCGGGATTCTCCACCCACCGTCGTCGTTCCGCGTGACGGAGAAGGTTGGAACCGGAAAGTAA
- a CDS encoding winged helix-turn-helix domain-containing protein — MTALGEENQRNRHDPAEAFKAIGNETRLAILWELATVNERPISFTELRKRVGMRDGSQFNYHLNKLVPGFVERTDEGFHLSHAGDNVIQAIVAGNFIVHPTVSAFAVEGECVTCNGILHARFDHDQVVITCADCNQYHYMAVFPPGGQVGRTPEEVVEASDRKLRADYLVFMAGICPRCASRTDQTVLGRSDAVASSDLCIKLEAHFDDFPGPGVVYECEQCDALAFLTMGETLLFEPTVIEFFRDQGHTLAEIPLWTLPWCIPATSHEYTTVLTDDPLTVRVGIPLNDEVLWVTLDDTLSVVTAARTKRADSATKSDAE, encoded by the coding sequence ATGACTGCATTGGGGGAGGAAAACCAGCGCAACCGGCACGACCCAGCTGAGGCGTTTAAAGCTATCGGGAACGAGACACGGCTTGCAATCCTGTGGGAACTGGCAACGGTCAACGAGCGTCCGATTTCGTTCACCGAGCTCAGAAAGCGCGTCGGAATGCGCGACGGCTCGCAGTTTAACTACCACCTGAACAAACTCGTTCCGGGGTTCGTCGAACGCACCGATGAGGGATTTCACCTCAGCCACGCCGGGGACAACGTGATTCAAGCGATCGTCGCCGGGAATTTCATCGTCCATCCAACAGTTTCGGCCTTCGCGGTGGAGGGCGAATGTGTCACCTGCAACGGTATCCTCCACGCCCGCTTCGACCACGACCAAGTGGTCATCACCTGCGCCGACTGTAACCAGTATCACTACATGGCCGTTTTCCCACCCGGAGGGCAAGTCGGACGGACACCCGAGGAAGTCGTCGAGGCGAGTGACCGCAAACTGCGGGCTGACTACCTGGTCTTCATGGCCGGTATCTGCCCGCGATGTGCCAGCCGGACCGACCAGACTGTTCTCGGGCGCTCTGACGCCGTCGCAAGTTCCGACCTGTGCATCAAACTCGAAGCGCACTTCGACGACTTTCCCGGCCCCGGCGTCGTCTACGAGTGCGAGCAGTGCGACGCGCTGGCCTTCCTGACCATGGGTGAGACGCTGCTGTTCGAACCCACCGTCATCGAGTTTTTCCGTGACCAGGGCCACACGCTGGCCGAGATACCGCTCTGGACACTGCCGTGGTGTATCCCGGCCACGAGTCACGAGTACACAACCGTCCTCACCGACGACCCACTCACGGTTCGCGTCGGGATTCCACTCAATGACGAGGTGTTGTGGGTCACCCTCGACGACACGCTATCTGTGGTGACTGCAGCCCGCACAAAACGGGCTGATTCAGCAACGAAGAGCGACGCTGAGTGA
- a CDS encoding HAMP domain-containing sensor histidine kinase gives MTTVRRVQWPDANDIPQGIIGLGVVLFFSHFWEWVVDPASFSLVLSPGLLANLVSTFPLTVGIVLGGYWLRRSDLSRQRYTRIAKWCLGCLFLFLAINVVIIVVLFIEFLPADQQTSLLVGWLRFAIATGAASGLFIGIIEARAIDRELTAQRATIRAAELEQQSDQLEFFNSILRHDVLNGMTVIRGRAELLTETEADELRLSHAETILRWSDDIVQVIQRVRRILETLTEGAEYERHTVNLSAMLEAELERVSTTYPTVTFDASIPPDVTVEADDLLSEVFGNILTNAVEHNDPTDLTVTTAVTVGPKSATVRITDTGKGIPDGEKETIFRRGESSHANKSENGFGLFFVDSMVTAYGGTVHVVDSQPHGAEFVIDLPRAS, from the coding sequence ATGACGACGGTGAGACGGGTACAGTGGCCGGATGCCAACGATATACCGCAGGGAATCATCGGACTCGGTGTCGTATTGTTTTTCTCGCATTTCTGGGAGTGGGTGGTCGATCCAGCCTCCTTCAGTCTGGTGTTGTCACCCGGCTTACTCGCAAACCTCGTCAGTACATTTCCGCTCACCGTGGGCATCGTGCTTGGTGGATACTGGCTGCGACGAAGCGACCTCAGCAGGCAGCGGTACACGCGAATTGCGAAGTGGTGTCTCGGCTGTCTGTTCCTCTTTCTCGCCATCAACGTCGTCATCATCGTCGTGCTTTTCATCGAGTTTCTGCCCGCAGACCAACAGACGTCGCTGTTGGTCGGCTGGCTTCGGTTTGCCATCGCTACGGGCGCGGCAAGTGGGCTGTTCATCGGCATCATCGAAGCCCGGGCTATCGACCGCGAACTCACCGCCCAGCGGGCGACGATTCGCGCAGCCGAACTCGAACAGCAGTCAGACCAACTCGAATTTTTCAACTCGATTCTCCGCCACGACGTGCTAAACGGGATGACCGTCATCAGAGGGCGAGCGGAACTCCTCACCGAGACCGAAGCAGACGAACTGAGGCTGAGTCACGCAGAGACCATCCTCCGGTGGAGCGACGACATCGTCCAAGTCATCCAGCGCGTCCGGCGCATCCTCGAAACGCTCACCGAAGGGGCAGAGTACGAACGCCACACCGTAAATCTCTCTGCGATGCTCGAAGCCGAGCTAGAACGGGTGAGTACGACCTATCCGACCGTTACGTTCGACGCGTCGATACCACCCGATGTGACAGTCGAGGCGGACGACCTGTTGAGTGAAGTGTTCGGCAACATCCTCACGAACGCGGTCGAACACAACGACCCAACAGACCTCACCGTAACGACGGCGGTTACCGTCGGCCCGAAAAGCGCCACCGTTCGCATCACCGACACCGGGAAAGGGATTCCAGATGGGGAAAAAGAGACCATCTTCAGACGGGGTGAGTCCAGCCACGCGAACAAAAGCGAGAATGGCTTTGGCCTCTTTTTCGTCGACTCGATGGTCACGGCCTACGGCGGTACCGTCCACGTCGTCGATAGTCAGCCACATGGCGCGGAGTTCGTTATCGACCTCCCCAGAGCCTCCTAA
- the yqeC gene encoding selenium cofactor biosynthesis protein YqeC: MDIVEALAADAGLTCVVGAGGKKTTLYTLANRLSRAIVTATVRIPIFDPEVGEVLVTDDPVAALETAHDWPLGLVAAREREDRYQGYDPTVVDQLATAADVPVLVKADGARTRLLKAPNDREPQLPKTADTVVPIASARVVGKPLTETHVHRPERVAGVTGTALGEELSVEAVATVLASDHGGMKAIPEGATVIPLINMVDDAALETVGREIAAEVLARTSVPRVVLAQMTSDSPLVATVER, encoded by the coding sequence ATGGACATCGTCGAAGCACTCGCCGCGGACGCCGGACTCACCTGTGTCGTCGGTGCGGGCGGGAAGAAAACGACGCTCTATACGCTTGCAAACCGGCTTTCGCGCGCCATCGTTACGGCCACCGTTCGCATCCCAATTTTCGACCCCGAGGTTGGCGAGGTTTTGGTCACCGACGACCCAGTCGCCGCACTCGAAACGGCACACGACTGGCCGCTCGGCCTCGTCGCCGCACGCGAACGCGAAGACCGGTATCAGGGCTACGACCCGACCGTCGTAGACCAGCTTGCCACCGCAGCAGACGTACCCGTACTCGTCAAAGCAGACGGCGCGCGCACCCGCCTGCTCAAAGCGCCGAACGACCGCGAACCACAACTGCCGAAAACCGCGGACACGGTCGTGCCAATCGCCAGCGCGCGCGTCGTCGGCAAGCCACTCACAGAGACACACGTCCACCGCCCCGAGCGCGTCGCGGGCGTGACGGGCACCGCACTCGGTGAGGAACTCAGTGTTGAAGCCGTTGCGACCGTCCTCGCAAGCGACCACGGCGGGATGAAAGCCATCCCCGAGGGCGCGACGGTCATTCCACTCATCAATATGGTGGATGACGCAGCCCTCGAAACCGTCGGCCGCGAGATTGCAGCCGAGGTGCTCGCGCGCACCTCCGTTCCACGCGTCGTGCTCGCTCAGATGACCAGCGACTCGCCGCTCGTCGCCACCGTCGAACGCTGA
- the mobA gene encoding molybdenum cofactor guanylyltransferase: protein MARAAVILAGGRSTRFGEADKAVAPLAGVPMIRRVADRLVDEISELVVNCRSDQTAAMREAMAGYPHPVTFAEDEEPDEGPMAGIKTGLRGVAAEYAIVVACDMPFVDAGLVSYLFERAAGHDAAVPKLDDGWYQTTHAVYRAQPMADACEAALAAGEHKIIAPLFELDYVIVDDERIHAHGSTESFENCNTREEFEAAAERL, encoded by the coding sequence GTGGCGCGCGCCGCCGTCATCCTCGCGGGTGGGCGCTCAACGCGCTTTGGCGAGGCGGACAAAGCCGTCGCCCCCCTCGCAGGTGTGCCCATGATTCGACGGGTCGCAGACCGGTTGGTCGATGAAATTTCTGAACTCGTCGTGAACTGCCGCAGTGACCAGACCGCGGCCATGCGCGAGGCGATGGCAGGCTATCCGCACCCCGTGACGTTCGCAGAAGACGAGGAGCCAGATGAGGGGCCGATGGCTGGCATCAAAACCGGCTTGCGGGGGGTCGCAGCCGAGTACGCCATCGTCGTCGCCTGCGACATGCCGTTCGTGGATGCGGGCCTCGTCTCGTATCTGTTCGAGCGTGCGGCGGGTCACGACGCCGCGGTTCCCAAACTGGACGACGGCTGGTATCAGACGACACACGCGGTGTACCGCGCACAACCGATGGCAGACGCCTGTGAGGCCGCGCTCGCGGCGGGAGAACACAAGATTATCGCGCCGCTGTTCGAACTCGATTACGTCATCGTCGATGACGAGAGGATTCACGCTCACGGTTCGACGGAAAGTTTCGAAAACTGCAACACCCGCGAGGAGTTCGAGGCCGCCGCCGAACGCTTGTAG
- the fdhF gene encoding formate dehydrogenase subunit alpha, with protein MSTDKQDPLPGVPRINDPRTSTPLTETFSPGTASDPEVGTTGEELTTITVDGTPVALPPDSTIIDALGSVETAANVPALCYYDRHEAGESCRTDAADGIGPRSECRTCMVETDAHGLVPACSFPAEDGLSVTTDTSGATEARDVNLDLVLSNHNLRCTTCNQNGRCELQDVSIENDVMHPRYGVFDDRDEYEPLDDSHPFIQVDRNKCILCTRCVDACNDVQMEGILRIEGSGSDTRIAFQNGAEAMADSECVSCGHCETVCPTGSLTAKGMANLATLPIPGFNQRNSIGNVIEHEKAETAVQNDAPNRGIGGMSETEVAEKSGVARMMARAKQRARKTADGLGEKAMKTVEHTAEDLAARTLPEGYLFSVANAVSDVRLRSVEKTETTCGYCSVGCRFDVYTKHDDFLGVQPTDADVAPVNDFSTCVKGKFGYEFVDADDRLTKPLIRGADGAFHEASWDEALDRVVEGFTEIRDESGPDSLVCFASSKCTNEEDYLMQKFARQVLGTKNIDNCARLCHSSTVAALKQTVGFGAMTNRINEDIGKTDAYLITGSNTTESHPVLATRIKQSVDAGADLVVFDPRKVGIGEHATQFTRVKPGYDVAWISGLTRYIIDHDLHDEAFIEEHTKHFDELVEKVEPFTPEEVERLTDVPAAELEQAAETLAAAENVVFGWAMGMTQHSHGTQNVLALANLALTLGQVGKEKAGLSPFRGHNNVQGGGGDMGTLPNSLPGYQDVTDESVLDKFEEAWGVRPPNEVGLKVPEAFDEVHEGNVRGMYIMGENPALSEPDISHAEKALADLDFLVVQDIFPTETTQYADVILPAAAFPEKDGTFTNTERRVQLVGKAMNPPGEARQDYEILQALANRMGFDWKYDHPADIMDEIADVTPIYGGIDHDRLATEGGLQWPCWDKSHPGTPFLYEDGFNFEDDKARFVPADMGQPGELPGEEYPLTMTTGRVLYHFHTGTLTRRVEGIMSHVGESFVEIHPETAAALGIADGDYVTVESKRGEITVKAVVTDRPGKGVVFIPMHFAAGAVNRLTNEAFDEVSGIPEYKVASVRVSPADPVED; from the coding sequence ATGAGTACCGACAAGCAAGACCCACTCCCTGGCGTTCCGCGCATTAACGACCCCCGAACGAGCACCCCCCTCACCGAGACGTTCAGTCCGGGGACGGCCAGCGACCCCGAGGTGGGCACGACGGGCGAGGAGCTGACGACCATCACTGTCGATGGAACCCCCGTCGCGCTCCCTCCCGATTCGACCATTATCGACGCACTCGGAAGCGTGGAGACGGCCGCCAACGTCCCCGCGCTCTGTTACTACGACCGCCACGAGGCGGGCGAGTCGTGTCGAACCGACGCCGCAGACGGCATTGGCCCGCGAAGCGAGTGTCGCACCTGCATGGTCGAAACCGACGCACACGGACTGGTTCCGGCGTGCAGTTTCCCGGCAGAAGACGGGCTGTCGGTCACGACGGACACATCTGGGGCGACCGAAGCCCGCGACGTGAATCTCGACCTCGTGCTCTCGAATCACAACCTCCGATGTACGACGTGCAACCAGAACGGCCGGTGTGAACTCCAGGATGTGAGCATCGAAAACGACGTGATGCACCCGCGCTACGGCGTGTTCGACGACCGCGACGAGTACGAACCGCTCGACGATTCGCATCCGTTCATCCAGGTCGACCGCAACAAGTGCATCCTGTGTACCCGGTGCGTCGACGCCTGCAACGACGTACAGATGGAGGGTATCCTCCGCATCGAAGGGTCGGGCTCGGATACCCGGATTGCCTTCCAGAACGGTGCGGAGGCGATGGCCGACTCTGAGTGTGTCTCGTGTGGTCACTGCGAGACGGTGTGTCCAACGGGGTCGCTCACGGCGAAGGGGATGGCCAATCTGGCGACGCTGCCGATTCCCGGCTTCAACCAGCGCAACTCGATTGGGAACGTCATCGAACACGAGAAGGCGGAGACGGCGGTGCAAAACGACGCCCCGAATCGCGGCATCGGCGGGATGAGCGAGACGGAAGTCGCCGAAAAATCCGGCGTCGCGCGGATGATGGCGCGGGCGAAACAGCGTGCCCGAAAGACGGCTGATGGGCTGGGCGAGAAGGCGATGAAAACGGTCGAACACACCGCAGAAGACCTCGCGGCCCGAACCCTCCCCGAAGGCTATCTGTTCTCGGTGGCGAACGCCGTGAGCGACGTGCGCCTGCGGAGCGTCGAGAAGACCGAGACGACGTGTGGCTACTGCTCTGTGGGATGCAGATTCGATGTGTACACCAAACACGACGACTTCCTCGGGGTTCAGCCAACCGACGCCGACGTGGCCCCCGTAAACGACTTTTCGACCTGCGTGAAGGGGAAATTCGGCTACGAGTTCGTGGACGCAGACGACCGCCTGACGAAGCCGCTGATTCGCGGTGCGGACGGCGCGTTCCACGAAGCGTCGTGGGACGAAGCGTTAGACCGAGTGGTCGAGGGCTTCACCGAGATTCGAGACGAGTCCGGCCCCGATTCGCTCGTCTGCTTTGCCTCCTCGAAGTGTACCAACGAAGAGGACTACCTGATGCAGAAGTTCGCCCGGCAAGTGCTCGGAACCAAGAATATCGACAACTGCGCCCGATTGTGTCACTCCTCGACGGTCGCCGCGCTCAAACAGACGGTGGGCTTTGGCGCGATGACCAACCGCATCAACGAGGACATCGGGAAGACCGACGCCTACCTCATCACCGGGTCGAACACCACCGAGAGCCACCCGGTGCTTGCGACGCGCATCAAACAGAGCGTAGACGCGGGCGCGGACTTGGTCGTGTTCGACCCGCGCAAAGTCGGCATCGGCGAACACGCCACCCAGTTCACGCGCGTGAAACCCGGCTACGACGTGGCGTGGATTAGCGGCCTCACGCGCTACATCATCGACCACGACCTCCACGACGAGGCGTTCATCGAGGAGCATACGAAGCACTTTGACGAGTTAGTTGAAAAGGTCGAACCGTTCACCCCCGAGGAAGTCGAGCGGCTCACGGACGTTCCGGCTGCCGAACTCGAACAGGCCGCAGAGACGCTCGCGGCTGCAGAAAACGTCGTCTTCGGCTGGGCGATGGGCATGACCCAACACTCCCACGGCACCCAGAACGTGCTCGCGCTCGCCAATCTCGCGCTCACGCTCGGCCAGGTCGGCAAGGAGAAAGCCGGGCTCTCGCCGTTCCGCGGCCACAACAACGTCCAAGGCGGGGGCGGCGACATGGGCACGCTCCCGAACTCCCTGCCAGGATATCAGGACGTGACCGACGAATCGGTGCTCGACAAATTCGAGGAGGCGTGGGGCGTCCGCCCGCCGAACGAGGTGGGCCTGAAAGTCCCGGAAGCGTTCGACGAAGTCCACGAGGGAAACGTCCGCGGGATGTACATCATGGGCGAGAATCCGGCGCTTTCAGAGCCGGACATCAGCCACGCCGAGAAAGCCCTCGCTGACCTCGACTTCCTCGTCGTCCAAGACATCTTCCCGACCGAGACGACCCAGTACGCAGACGTGATTCTGCCTGCGGCCGCGTTCCCCGAAAAAGACGGCACCTTCACGAACACCGAACGCCGCGTCCAGCTCGTCGGCAAGGCGATGAACCCACCCGGCGAGGCGAGACAGGACTACGAGATTCTGCAAGCGCTCGCAAACCGCATGGGCTTCGACTGGAAGTACGACCATCCCGCGGACATCATGGACGAAATTGCAGACGTGACACCCATCTACGGCGGCATCGACCACGACCGCCTCGCCACCGAAGGCGGCCTCCAGTGGCCGTGCTGGGACAAATCTCATCCGGGCACGCCGTTCCTCTACGAGGACGGCTTCAACTTCGAGGACGACAAGGCACGATTCGTCCCCGCCGACATGGGGCAACCCGGCGAGTTGCCCGGCGAGGAGTACCCGCTCACGATGACGACGGGGCGCGTCCTCTATCACTTCCACACGGGAACGCTCACCCGGCGCGTCGAAGGCATCATGTCCCACGTCGGTGAGAGTTTTGTGGAGATTCACCCCGAAACCGCAGCGGCGCTCGGCATTGCAGACGGCGACTACGTGACTGTCGAATCGAAGCGTGGCGAGATTACCGTGAAAGCCGTCGTCACCGACCGCCCGGGCAAAGGCGTCGTGTTCATCCCGATGCACTTCGCGGCAGGGGCGGTAAACCGCCTCACCAACGAGGCGTTCGACGAGGTGAGCGGTATTCCCGAGTACAAGGTGGCGAGCGTGCGCGTCAGCCCGGCCGACCCAGTGGAGGACTAA